The following are encoded in a window of Thalassotalea insulae genomic DNA:
- a CDS encoding GMC family oxidoreductase, whose product MNYDICIVGSGAGASPVAYTLAKAGAKVLVLEKGPWLTEKEFFKDELAISLRDAYNPELTDEQHVIEEEYQNDDGSLYWQGEATSESGWSFWNGNVVGGSSNFMSGYFHRMKPVDFRLRSEFGDIDGANIVDWPISYQELEPYYAMVEQVVGVSGKVIDHPNQEPRSTQDFPYPPLAEHPVSQWIDNGAQSLGFHAMPVPRAVLSQPALGRQSCEYSGYCSSYGCSSGAKGSGRAALLNAAVATGNLTIIANAKVYHLESNNKNQVSAVHYYDQQGRKQSVKATLYVVACQAVETARLLLASKSDYFADGLANNHGQVGKNLVFSAGGTGQGDFYFSELSKQQQNELKQVGPFINRALQDWYQINDKAFDGANNLGKAKGGTIDFLFHQNPIARVQGQQWDDNNELVWGEQLKEKIFQEFTSYKTLRFEVFNDWLPTDDCFVTLDEETTDKWGDPVAKVRIGAHPHDLKVGEYLAAKGTQLLEKLGAKNISTSISSYPPTNLMAGGCRFGDDPETSVLNKYCQAHEVDNLYITDGSFMPTGGSVPYTFTIYANAFRVAEHIKQRWQHVAKTIV is encoded by the coding sequence ATGAATTATGATATTTGTATCGTCGGTAGTGGCGCTGGCGCTTCTCCAGTTGCATATACCCTGGCAAAAGCGGGCGCTAAAGTCTTAGTCTTGGAAAAAGGTCCCTGGTTGACGGAAAAAGAATTTTTTAAAGATGAATTGGCGATTAGTCTGCGTGATGCATATAACCCAGAATTAACAGATGAGCAGCATGTTATCGAAGAAGAATATCAGAATGATGATGGCAGTCTTTACTGGCAGGGAGAAGCAACTAGTGAGTCGGGGTGGAGTTTTTGGAATGGTAATGTTGTAGGGGGCTCTTCCAATTTTATGAGTGGCTATTTTCATCGGATGAAACCGGTAGATTTTAGACTACGCAGTGAATTTGGTGATATTGATGGGGCGAATATTGTCGACTGGCCGATCAGTTATCAGGAACTTGAACCTTATTATGCCATGGTGGAACAAGTTGTTGGAGTTTCAGGTAAAGTGATAGACCATCCAAATCAGGAACCGCGTTCTACTCAAGACTTTCCTTATCCACCATTGGCCGAACATCCTGTGTCTCAGTGGATTGATAATGGCGCTCAATCTTTGGGCTTTCACGCAATGCCGGTACCGCGCGCTGTGTTGTCTCAACCGGCATTGGGGCGACAAAGCTGTGAATATTCTGGTTATTGCAGCAGTTATGGCTGTTCGTCGGGTGCAAAAGGCAGTGGTCGGGCAGCTTTATTAAATGCTGCCGTTGCGACAGGAAATTTGACTATTATAGCGAATGCTAAGGTTTATCACCTTGAAAGTAATAATAAAAATCAAGTTAGTGCTGTTCATTATTATGATCAACAGGGGAGAAAACAAAGTGTTAAAGCAACACTTTATGTAGTTGCCTGTCAGGCCGTAGAAACCGCTAGGTTATTACTTGCCTCAAAAAGTGATTATTTTGCTGATGGCCTGGCGAATAATCATGGCCAGGTTGGAAAAAATTTAGTATTCAGCGCAGGCGGCACTGGTCAAGGAGATTTCTACTTTAGTGAGCTATCCAAGCAGCAACAAAACGAGTTAAAACAAGTAGGCCCATTTATTAATCGCGCATTGCAGGACTGGTATCAAATTAATGATAAAGCGTTTGACGGTGCTAACAATCTGGGCAAGGCGAAAGGTGGCACCATTGATTTTCTCTTTCATCAAAATCCAATTGCCCGGGTTCAGGGGCAGCAATGGGACGATAACAACGAGCTGGTATGGGGCGAACAATTAAAAGAGAAAATTTTCCAAGAATTTACCAGCTATAAAACGCTGCGTTTTGAAGTATTTAATGATTGGTTACCGACAGATGATTGCTTTGTTACCTTAGATGAAGAAACTACCGATAAATGGGGAGACCCGGTGGCAAAAGTACGTATTGGTGCTCATCCTCATGACTTAAAAGTGGGGGAGTATTTGGCAGCAAAAGGCACGCAGTTACTGGAAAAACTCGGGGCAAAAAATATTTCCACTTCAATTAGCAGTTATCCGCCTACTAATTTAATGGCAGGTGGTTGCCGCTTTGGTGATGATCCCGAAACCTCGGTATTAAACAAATACTGTCAGGCTCATGAAGTAGATAATCTTTACATCACTGATGGCTCTTTTATGCCAACCGGCGGTAGTGTGCCTTATACCTTTACTATTTATGCCAATGCATTTCGCGTTGCGGAACATATCAAACAACGCTGGCAACATGTCGCTAAGACTATAGTTTGA
- a CDS encoding putative Ig domain-containing protein produces the protein MLITDNGLPTYPNPKAYPPEPMITSGTNMLFEDTLDMGNPLMFQVRACNNEGECSAYSEGRITTPLPWPDSPAPAPWVFTVDHFEIVAGDKLTFNWGMHESYSKEVSYNLTQIKPDGSTVQLLTNTGVESYEYQEVLMLGTHLFELQTCNAIKGCVNKKSLSVLVKAPPLTISGEPELKAFVGKAYSFTPNVLESDLSHLEFSLSPIQLPAWLAFNTSTGELSGIPALADVGIIENIVITVSDGQDTDTLEPFNISVINGLSEKIISINTSLLGTANKKID, from the coding sequence GTGTTAATTACTGATAATGGCTTGCCAACATACCCTAACCCTAAAGCATATCCGCCTGAACCTATGATTACTTCAGGTACTAATATGCTATTTGAAGATACTCTGGATATGGGAAATCCATTAATGTTTCAGGTTAGAGCCTGCAATAATGAAGGGGAATGTTCAGCGTATAGTGAGGGAAGAATTACCACTCCATTACCTTGGCCAGATAGCCCTGCACCTGCTCCCTGGGTTTTTACCGTTGATCATTTTGAGATAGTTGCAGGTGATAAGCTGACATTTAACTGGGGAATGCATGAAAGTTATTCTAAGGAAGTTAGCTACAACTTAACGCAAATTAAACCTGATGGTAGCACTGTTCAATTGTTAACTAATACAGGTGTTGAGAGTTATGAATATCAAGAAGTGTTAATGCTAGGTACACATTTATTTGAATTACAAACTTGTAATGCAATAAAAGGGTGTGTGAATAAAAAATCGCTGTCAGTATTAGTTAAAGCTCCCCCTCTTACCATAAGTGGTGAGCCAGAGCTAAAAGCTTTTGTCGGTAAAGCGTATTCCTTTACGCCAAATGTTTTAGAGTCAGATTTAAGCCACCTTGAATTTTCATTGTCACCAATTCAGTTACCAGCCTGGTTGGCGTTTAATACGTCAACAGGGGAATTATCGGGTATTCCTGCTTTAGCGGATGTTGGAATTATTGAAAACATTGTGATTACGGTTAGCGATGGGCAAGATACTGATACGCTGGAGCCCTTTAATATTAGCGTGATAAATGGCCTGTCTGAAAAAATCATTTCAATTAATACCAGCTTATTGGGCACAGCCAATAAAAAAATTGATTAA